TCTGCAGAGCTTCCACTAACTCACTCACTGggaaatacagaagagaagTGACACTTAATCTCCATCCACAAGTAGATTTATGCTGGCGGCTTTCAAACGCCTCTCGGAAAAGTCTAGTCCTACAACTTATTAGGTGCTGTTCAGcatggctctttttttttcttttttgctaaatCATAATTTGTCCACACATTTGACCACCGAGCATAAAACGCTGTATTTCTGCGCAGCAGCCTGAGTATCTTACAAGGTATGTTGACGGACTCCGGGATTTTCCCAAATCTGTCAATCTCCCATCTCTCGCGGACATCTATGTGGAGGACATTGTTTCTTTTCAAGTCTTTGAACTCTTCGTAGGAAACGCAGCGCTGCGCGGCGGAGCAGAGGCTGCGGGACACGACGTTCACGGCCCTGGGCCCTGCGAGAGAGACGCGGCCCCTGAGCACGCCGAGAGCCGCGGAAGGCTCTTCCCGGCGACAgagccccccccgcccgcccgcagccgccgggcCCGGAGGGGCGGCGCAGGGAGCGCTcccccgcctcgccgccgccgcctcaccgcccgccgccgcccgcaggaCCCGcgccgcccgcagggcccgcgccgcccggccccagCTCCGCAtcgccgcgcccgcgccccgccaaGATggcggc
The sequence above is a segment of the Rhea pennata isolate bPtePen1 chromosome 3, bPtePen1.pri, whole genome shotgun sequence genome. Coding sequences within it:
- the TSTD3 gene encoding thiosulfate sulfurtransferase/rhodanese-like domain-containing protein 3; translation: MRSWGRAARALRAARVLRAAAGGPRAVNVVSRSLCSAAQRCVSYEEFKDLKRNNVLHIDVRERWEIDRFGKIPESVNIPLSELVEALQMSPGDFKEQYKQKMPAKSDQMVFSCLAGGRSKQALDFAVSLGFSRVQHYSGGFEEWAKREPPEKK